In Paenibacillus durus, the DNA window CGTCCCATAAGGGCCTCGACCGCTTCCCGCGGACTCCGGCCAAGGAACAGCACATGATAAATTTGGTCCGTAATCGGCATTTGCACGCCCAGTTTTGCGGAGATGGCGTATGCTGCCTGGGTTGTGCGTATGCCTTCTACTACCATGCCCATCGACCCTAGCACCTCATCCAGCGGCTTGCCCTGTCCGAGCAGCGAGCCTGCCCGCCAGTTGCGGCTATGCTTGCTCGTCGCCGTTACGACAAGATCACCGATTCCAGCGAGACCGGCGAACGTCAGAGGGTTCGCCCCGAGCTCCACGCCGACGCGGGAAATTTCCGCGATGCCCCGGGTAATCAGCGCCGCCTTGGCATTATCTCCGTATCCGAGACCATCGGACATCCCTGCACCGAGCGCAATGATGTTCTTAAGCGCTCCAGCCAATTCCACGCCAAGCATATCCCGATTCGTGTATACACGGAAGTCATTGTTCATGAACAAATCCTGAGCCCGTATCGCGGCCTTCTCATCCAATGAAGCGACGACGACCGTTGTCGGGCAATGGCGGACGACCTCCTCCGCATGGCTCGGACCGGATAGGACAACGATACGGTCTTCATCACAGCCAAGCTCCTCAGATATAACCGTGGACATCCGTTTCATGGTCTCCGTCTCAAAGCCTTTGGTCGCATGAACGCATAGCATCTCTTCCTTCCAATGAGGCTTCAGACTGCGGGCGACCTGGCGCATACCCGATGAAGGAGCCACGATGACGACCGCTTTGGCACCTGCAACCGCCTCTGCCATATCGGTTGTCGCGATAATGTTACCCGGAAGAACCGCTCCCGGCAAATAACGCTCGTTCGTATGCTTGGCGTTGATTT includes these proteins:
- a CDS encoding NAD(P)H-dependent glycerol-3-phosphate dehydrogenase, translated to MSDKVAVLVAGSWGTALASVLAANHPEVYLWTRNASQSEEINAKHTNERYLPGAVLPGNIIATTDMAEAVAGAKAVVIVAPSSGMRQVARSLKPHWKEEMLCVHATKGFETETMKRMSTVISEELGCDEDRIVVLSGPSHAEEVVRHCPTTVVVASLDEKAAIRAQDLFMNNDFRVYTNRDMLGVELAGALKNIIALGAGMSDGLGYGDNAKAALITRGIAEISRVGVELGANPLTFAGLAGIGDLVVTATSKHSRNWRAGSLLGQGKPLDEVLGSMGMVVEGIRTTQAAYAISAKLGVQMPITDQIYHVLFLGRSPREAVEALMGRDPKAELESISQETWEQWHT